GTGACATGTTGAAAGGCAGTAATGTTTCTTTGCCGGTTGGCGCTTTGGTCAGCAACAACAAGCAGGAACCAATTCGTGTCAACGGCTTTTTGGGCAATGCCGAGGAAGTGGGTGAAATTATTATCGGAACCGAGAATGGTCGCCCGATTTACCTGAAAGACATTGCGCGGATTGAAGACGGGCCGATGGAAACCGACACGGATACCCGAATTGGTTATGGTCCGTCCAGCACGAAGAGTTCGCGTAGCGAATTGCCCGCCGTCACCATTTCATTGGCCAAAAAACCGGGTACGAATGCGGTCACGGTGGCGGATGCCGTTCTGGAAAAATTGGACGAATTGAAACTGAGCGTTTTGCCGTCCAATGTGGATATTACCGTGACCCGTAACGACGGCGAAAAAGCCAATGCGGCGGTGAATCTGTTGATGGAACATTTGGCCATCGCGGTGGCCTCGGTCATTGTGGTATTGATCCTGTTCCTCGGGTGGCGTGAAGCCGGTATCGTTACCTTGACGGTGCCGCTGATTTTGTTTGTGGTGTTGTTTGTGGGGTATATTTCCGGGCAAACCATTAACCGTATCACGTTGTTTGCGTTGATTCTGTCATTGGGCTTGCTGGTGGATGCCGCCATTGTCGTCATCGAGAATATTCACCGGCACATTCATGAAGGCTTCGATCCGGAGAAATTCGATGAAGTGTTGATCAAGGCGACCAATGAAATCGGTAATCCGACCAATGTCGCGACCTTCGCGGTTATCTTGGCGTTTATTCCGATGCTATTCGTCACCGGCATGATGGGACCGTTTATGGCGCCGATTCCATTCAATGTACCTGTGGCGATGATTGCATCGTTGGTCATTGCTTATATTCTGGTACCGTATGCGTCCTATCGTTTTCTGGGAAAAAAAGCCATCAAGGAAATGCAAAATCGTATTAGTACTGAAACCCATCATGCCAATGAACCGGACTGGATGCAGCGTTTGTATGAAAAGTCTATCGTGCCGTTATTGGAAAGTCGTACCAAGCGAAACGTCTTTTTGTTTGCGGTGTTGATTTCCCTGTTTGCGGCCATGACGCAACCGGCGTTGCAGTTTTTGCGTGGTGACGGTATGAACAACCCGTTGCATGCCGCCGGGGTGGAAGTGAAGATGTTACCGTATGACAATACCAGTACCTTTCTGGTTCAGGTGGATATGCCGGAAGGCACTGCGCTGGAAGCGACGGATATTGTGGTGCGTCGAGTCAATGACATTATCGCCAATACGCCATTTGTGACCGATTACAGTGTGTATCTGGGCGATCATGCGCCGATCGATTTCGCCGCTCTGGTGCGTGGGGATCTGATTAAAGAAGGTTCGAACTTTGCGCAGATTCGTGTCAATTTAGTCAATAAGCATGATCGGGATTTGTCATCGCATGAAATCGTGCAAATGTTGAACGATAAACTGGTCTCGGTGCGTAAGGTGTTCCCGAACGCAAATATCAAACTGTATGAAACACCGCCGGGGCCACCGGTGACGCTGCAAATTATGGCGGAACTCTATGGTCCGGATTACGATAAGCTACGTGCAGCGGCGCGTGAAATCAATGCCAAGATGCACGACATTTACGGTCTGGTCAATATCGACGATACGGTGACGGCGAATACCGAAAGCTACCAAATCAATATCGACCGTACTCAAGCCAACCTGTTGGGCATTGTACCGGCGGAAGTGGCGAAGATGTTGCGTGATTACATCAACGGTTATGAGCTGGGCTATATGCACTTGGATAATGTTCGTGAACCGGTGAATATCATTGTGCGTTTGCCGCGTTCTGAGCGAACCGTTCCGGAGCAATTGCTGTCGTTGAATGTGCAATCCCGCTCTGGGGCTTCTGTGCCGATTTCGGCCTTCGCTTCCATTAAAGAGGTGGTACAAGCCAAACCGATTATGGGGCGTGACCAGCATCAAATGGTGATGGTCGGGGGCGAATTGCTGCGTTCCAGTCCGGTGTATGCGGTGTTGTCGATGGACAAAATGTTGGACGGTGTGAAACTGCCGGAATCCGGCGTGACTTTCCATACGGCGAACCTTGGATTTGTGGAAGCGCAACCGGATGATGTCATGAACTACTCACTGTTGTGGGGTGGTGAAATGCGCCTGACCCTGGATGTGTTCCGTGATATGGGGAGCGCGTTCATTGTGGCGCTGGTCTTCATTTATCTGATTCTGGTCGGTTACTACCGCTCATTTATGATGCCGGTCATCGTGATGGGTGCGATTCCGTTGACCATGATAGGGGTTTTCCCGGGCCACTGGTTGACCGGGCAAGCCTTTACCGCCACCTCGATGATTGGTGTCATCGCTCTGGCCGGTATTGTGGTGCGGAATTCGCTGTTGCTGATCGACTTTATATTGGAATACCGTGCCGAAGGTAAGACGCTGAAAGACTCGGTGATTGAAGCCGGTAAGGTGCGTTTCCGTCCGATTCTGTTGACGGCGTTGGCCATTATGTTCGGTTCGATGATCATGATTACCGATCCGGTATTCGGTGGTCTGGCGGTTTCTTTGATTTTCGGAACCTTGTCGTCCACGGTCTTGACGCTGTTGGTGATTCCATTGCTGTACTTTATCTGGCAATGGCATTCCGGAGTGAAATACACCGAGGGTGGACAGACCAGACCTGCGTAAACGCAGGGAAGGTTCAATATAAAAAACCGCCAGGCCTGGCGGTTTTTTTATGTCTGTGAAGAATTAAATTGAAAAGGTGGCGTTAGAAAGGTGGTGTTAGGCCTCGGTTTTGATGCAGCCCTGTAAGGCTTTTTCAAAGGCCGGGAAGTCAAACGGTGAGGTGTCAAGCAGAAGTTCCAGGCGGCTGTCTTTACGGTAGGCAATGAATTCACGCGTGGCTTGGCCATTGACCCATTGAAACAGCATTCTCGGTGTTGAGCCGACCCGGAAAACGCCTTTGGCGCGTTTCACCGAGCTCAGCGAATCTTGAAAACGGTTTTGTCCCAAGCTTTCCAATAACTGGAACAGCTTGGCCCAGTCAAAGGTGATGTCGTTATCGAAAACCCACCCAATGGCTTGAGTGTCCAGTTGTGTTTGATAAACGCGTTCTAATAAGTTGGGCAGCGCTAGGGGCCTGTAAGGCAGTGTGTTTTGGGTGTGCTCGGCATGGGGGGTATGTGCCATGTGTAAAGACGCAAGCGGGCTGAAGGGTTGTGCAGTGGGCTGGTAGGTGTCGTGATGAAAGTGAGGGTGCCGGATTTCATTCAATGGCACTTGCGCCTGTTGGGTTGTGTAAATGGCTTGTTTGGGCGGGTAAAGTTGCTCGCAATAAGCTTGGACTTGGCGGATACAGTCTTCCGATACGGCATCTTTTTTATTCAGTACGATCACGTCCGCCATATTGAAGAGGCTTTGTAAAATCGACAGGCGATCAAACTCTTCCAAGTCGGCTTGTTGTAAATCGAATACGGAAAACAGGGTTTGGACATCGAAACGTCCGGCGAGTTGGCCGGAAGTGAATAAGTCGACCAAACTGTCCGGCTCGCCGAGTCCGGTTGGTTCGATGAGCAAGCGGTCGGGTTGTTGCTCGTCCAACAATTGCAGGGCGGTGGTTTCGAGTTCGGACTTGGCGGTGCAGCAAATGCAGCCGCCGGGAATTTGGGTAACGCTGGTTTGGGAGGCGCTTTCCAGAATCGGACCGTCAATGCCGACGGCGCCGAATTCATTGACCAACAACATCCAGTGTTCGTTATCCGGTTTTTGCTGCAACAAATGTTTCAGTAATGTGGTTTTTCCGGCACCGAGCTGGCCGGAAATGATATTCAACGCACAGCGTTTACGCATGACACTCTTTATAAATCGGCTTCGCCGCAAACTTTATTGCGGCCGGTGGTCTTGGCCATGTAAAGACTTTTATCGGCACGGTCGAAAAGCGATTCAATGGTCTCGTTCAGTTGGTACATGGCGACGCCGACGGAAAGCGTGAGGTTGATCGGCTTTTTGTCGCCCCGTACTTGTAGTGGTCGGGAGGCGATTTTTTGGCGAATGGTATTGGCGACTTTTAGGGCCGAATCGTAACTGGTGTGTGGCAGAATGGCCACAAACTCTTCACCACCGATGCGGGCGATAAAGTCTTTGCCTTTGGTTTCGTTATGCAGGCTTTTCGCCAGATAACGCAAAATGCTGTCGCCGACCAAGTGACCATAATTATCATTGATTTTTTTGAAGAAATCGAGATCCAGTACCAGTAACGCAAAGCTGTTTTGTGTGTCGTTGGCCTCTTGCATGACG
The nucleotide sequence above comes from Hydrogenovibrio thermophilus. Encoded proteins:
- a CDS encoding efflux RND transporter permease subunit, coding for MSTAEQKSSTDLNIAGKLAKIFIHSKITMMIMIAVTLAGVLAYLVTPREYNPQIVVPAANIIVPKGGATPSEVQNMVVKPLETIMGALPGVKHTFGYASNDFGIVTVQFDVGENQVDSLVKLYNQLMQNMDKMPPDTQQPLIKPINVDDVPIMTLAVTSDELSGYDLRDVSLKLVENLRNIPGVSFTEVVGGKRRAVNVWLDAQKIALTGMSLGQISDMLKGSNVSLPVGALVSNNKQEPIRVNGFLGNAEEVGEIIIGTENGRPIYLKDIARIEDGPMETDTDTRIGYGPSSTKSSRSELPAVTISLAKKPGTNAVTVADAVLEKLDELKLSVLPSNVDITVTRNDGEKANAAVNLLMEHLAIAVASVIVVLILFLGWREAGIVTLTVPLILFVVLFVGYISGQTINRITLFALILSLGLLVDAAIVVIENIHRHIHEGFDPEKFDEVLIKATNEIGNPTNVATFAVILAFIPMLFVTGMMGPFMAPIPFNVPVAMIASLVIAYILVPYASYRFLGKKAIKEMQNRISTETHHANEPDWMQRLYEKSIVPLLESRTKRNVFLFAVLISLFAAMTQPALQFLRGDGMNNPLHAAGVEVKMLPYDNTSTFLVQVDMPEGTALEATDIVVRRVNDIIANTPFVTDYSVYLGDHAPIDFAALVRGDLIKEGSNFAQIRVNLVNKHDRDLSSHEIVQMLNDKLVSVRKVFPNANIKLYETPPGPPVTLQIMAELYGPDYDKLRAAAREINAKMHDIYGLVNIDDTVTANTESYQINIDRTQANLLGIVPAEVAKMLRDYINGYELGYMHLDNVREPVNIIVRLPRSERTVPEQLLSLNVQSRSGASVPISAFASIKEVVQAKPIMGRDQHQMVMVGGELLRSSPVYAVLSMDKMLDGVKLPESGVTFHTANLGFVEAQPDDVMNYSLLWGGEMRLTLDVFRDMGSAFIVALVFIYLILVGYYRSFMMPVIVMGAIPLTMIGVFPGHWLTGQAFTATSMIGVIALAGIVVRNSLLLIDFILEYRAEGKTLKDSVIEAGKVRFRPILLTALAIMFGSMIMITDPVFGGLAVSLIFGTLSSTVLTLLVIPLLYFIWQWHSGVKYTEGGQTRPA
- a CDS encoding CobW family GTP-binding protein; translated protein: MRKRCALNIISGQLGAGKTTLLKHLLQQKPDNEHWMLLVNEFGAVGIDGPILESASQTSVTQIPGGCICCTAKSELETTALQLLDEQQPDRLLIEPTGLGEPDSLVDLFTSGQLAGRFDVQTLFSVFDLQQADLEEFDRLSILQSLFNMADVIVLNKKDAVSEDCIRQVQAYCEQLYPPKQAIYTTQQAQVPLNEIRHPHFHHDTYQPTAQPFSPLASLHMAHTPHAEHTQNTLPYRPLALPNLLERVYQTQLDTQAIGWVFDNDITFDWAKLFQLLESLGQNRFQDSLSSVKRAKGVFRVGSTPRMLFQWVNGQATREFIAYRKDSRLELLLDTSPFDFPAFEKALQGCIKTEA